From the Rhodococcus sp. NBC_00297 genome, one window contains:
- a CDS encoding ferrochelatase, which yields MTYDALLLLSFGGPEGPDEVRPFLENVTRGRGIPPERLDAVAEHYHHFGGVSPINRLNREIIAAVETEFALTGIDLPVYFGNRNWHPMAEDTVAAMQADGVRNALVFPTSAWGGYSGCRQYHEDIARARAAVGEGAPQLTKLRQYYDHPLMVDAFADAIRAAIGRLPADRRAGARVVFTAHSVPVSADEAAGPPSAGGHLYSRQVTEASRLCAAAAGVDEFDVVWQSRSGPPQIPWLDPDICDHLEALAETGVDAVVICPVGFVSDHLEVVWDLDTEAVEKAQELGIALERAGTPGADPRFARLVRTLVEERTASTAPLRLGSEPAFGTTVDGTPCNPGCCEPPVRRRPA from the coding sequence ATGACCTACGACGCGCTTCTGCTGCTGTCCTTCGGTGGGCCCGAGGGGCCGGACGAGGTGCGGCCGTTCCTGGAGAACGTCACCCGTGGCCGCGGAATCCCGCCCGAACGCCTCGATGCCGTCGCCGAGCACTACCACCACTTCGGTGGGGTCTCGCCGATCAACCGACTCAACCGCGAGATCATCGCCGCGGTCGAGACCGAGTTCGCGCTCACGGGCATCGATCTGCCGGTGTACTTCGGTAACCGCAATTGGCATCCCATGGCGGAGGACACCGTCGCCGCGATGCAGGCCGACGGCGTGCGCAACGCGCTGGTGTTCCCCACCTCGGCCTGGGGCGGGTACTCGGGCTGTCGGCAGTACCACGAAGACATCGCCCGCGCCCGTGCCGCCGTGGGGGAGGGCGCTCCGCAGCTCACCAAGCTGCGGCAGTACTACGACCATCCGCTCATGGTGGATGCCTTCGCCGACGCGATCCGCGCGGCGATCGGCAGGCTTCCGGCGGATCGCCGGGCCGGTGCTCGCGTGGTCTTCACGGCGCACTCGGTGCCCGTCTCGGCGGACGAGGCCGCGGGTCCGCCGTCGGCGGGCGGCCACCTCTACAGCCGTCAGGTCACCGAGGCGTCCCGATTGTGCGCCGCCGCAGCAGGTGTCGACGAGTTCGACGTCGTGTGGCAGTCCCGGTCGGGACCGCCGCAGATCCCGTGGCTGGATCCCGACATCTGCGATCACCTCGAGGCCCTGGCGGAGACGGGCGTCGACGCCGTGGTGATCTGCCCGGTCGGGTTCGTCTCGGATCACCTCGAGGTGGTGTGGGACCTGGACACCGAGGCCGTCGAGAAGGCGCAGGAACTGGGCATCGCTCTCGAGCGCGCAGGCACGCCGGGTGCGGACCCCCGATTTGCCCGGCTCGTGCGGACGCTGGTCGAGGAACGCACCGCGAGCACCGCACCGCTGCGTCTGGGTTCCGAGCCCGCCTTCGGGACGACCGTCGACGGAACGCCGTGCAATCCCGGCTGCTGCGAGCCCCCGGTGCGTCGCCGCCCGGCCTGA
- the inhA gene encoding NADH-dependent enoyl-ACP reductase InhA, whose protein sequence is MGGLLEGKTILITGIITDASIAFHAAKVAQEQGAKVVITGFDRLRLIDRIAQRLPEPVPPAIELDATNEEHLAALAGRISEVAPEGIDGVLHSIAFAPRTLMGPGSKPFLEGPGPDASAAFQISAWSYASLARAVLPVMNEGGSIVGMDFDPRTAMPFYNWMGVAKAALESVNRYVAREVGEAKKVRSNLVAAGPIKTLAAKAIAGTATGDADKMNQLNEYWNGASPIGWNFNDPTAVAKSICALLSDWLPATTGSIVYVDGGASHNTWLPENL, encoded by the coding sequence ATGGGCGGACTGCTCGAAGGCAAGACCATCCTGATCACCGGGATCATCACCGACGCGTCCATCGCGTTCCACGCGGCCAAGGTCGCGCAGGAGCAGGGCGCCAAGGTCGTCATCACCGGGTTCGACCGGCTGCGACTGATCGACAGGATCGCCCAGCGACTGCCGGAGCCCGTGCCGCCGGCGATTGAGCTGGACGCGACGAACGAGGAGCATCTCGCCGCACTCGCCGGTCGCATCTCCGAGGTCGCTCCGGAGGGCATCGACGGCGTTCTGCACTCCATCGCGTTCGCTCCGCGCACCCTGATGGGCCCGGGGTCCAAGCCGTTCCTGGAGGGACCGGGTCCCGACGCCTCCGCCGCGTTCCAGATCTCTGCCTGGTCCTACGCCTCGCTCGCACGCGCCGTGCTCCCCGTCATGAACGAGGGTGGATCGATCGTCGGCATGGACTTCGATCCGCGCACGGCGATGCCGTTCTACAACTGGATGGGCGTGGCGAAGGCTGCGCTCGAGTCGGTCAACCGCTACGTCGCCCGCGAGGTCGGCGAGGCCAAGAAGGTCCGTTCCAACCTGGTCGCCGCGGGCCCGATCAAGACGCTCGCCGCCAAGGCCATCGCGGGTACCGCGACGGGTGACGCGGACAAGATGAACCAGCTCAACGAGTACTGGAACGGTGCGTCCCCGATCGGCTGGAACTTCAACGACCCGACGGCCGTGGCCAAGTCGATCTGCGCGCTGCTGTCGGACTGGCTGCCGGCGACCACCGGGTCGATCGTCTACGTCGACGGCGGCGCGAGCCACAACACCTGGCTGCCCGAGAATCTCTGA
- a CDS encoding NfeD family protein — protein sequence MVALLWLVGAVILAAGEALSGDFFLLMLAGGALGTAGISALTDFPVWGDAIVFAILSGALILGVRPVLTRRFSTPPPTPTGIAALTGRSAQVLDAIDQHSGTVRLDGDVWTARPLDPTEVYAAGTTVTVMKIDGATAVVWKGP from the coding sequence GTGGTTGCACTTCTGTGGCTCGTCGGAGCGGTGATTCTCGCTGCGGGTGAAGCGCTGTCCGGAGATTTCTTCCTTCTCATGCTGGCCGGCGGGGCCCTGGGTACCGCGGGCATCTCGGCGCTGACCGACTTCCCCGTGTGGGGCGACGCGATCGTGTTCGCGATCCTGTCCGGAGCCCTCATCCTGGGTGTCCGACCGGTGCTGACCCGCCGGTTCTCGACGCCCCCGCCGACCCCCACCGGGATCGCCGCGCTCACCGGGCGATCCGCGCAGGTGCTCGATGCCATCGATCAGCACTCCGGCACGGTGCGGCTGGACGGTGACGTGTGGACGGCTCGTCCGCTCGATCCCACCGAGGTGTACGCGGCCGGAACGACCGTGACCGTGATGAAGATCGACGGCGCCACGGCCGTCGTGTGGAAAGGACCCTAG
- a CDS encoding SPFH domain-containing protein — MGDYAALIALAVVVLFVAVVVAKSVTLVPQAEAAVIERLGRYSKTVSGQLTFLVPFVDRVRAKVDLRERVVSFPPQPVITQDNLTVSIDTVVYFQVTTPQAAVYEISNYIVGVEQLTTTTLRNVVGGMTLEETLTSRDSINGQLRGVLDEATGRWGLRVARVELKSIDPPPSIQESMEKQMKADREKRATILTAEGHRESSIKTAEGDKQSQILSAEGAKQAAILSAEGERQSRILRAQGERAAKYLNAQGEAKAIEKVFEAIKAGKPTPELLAYQYLQTLPKMAQGDANKMWVVPSDFGDALKGFAKNLGAPGDDGVFRFEPSDQGETHSKPEDDSAEVADWFDTKTDPAIARAVADAEAVARKPVDTSLAAAPNPARDSAPEPAKAVEASTPDGSGSGDDAPRELDR; from the coding sequence ATGGGTGACTATGCCGCCTTGATCGCCCTTGCCGTGGTGGTGCTGTTCGTCGCCGTGGTGGTGGCGAAGTCGGTGACGCTCGTGCCGCAGGCCGAGGCCGCGGTGATCGAGCGTCTGGGCCGATACTCGAAGACGGTCTCCGGGCAGCTCACGTTCCTCGTGCCGTTCGTCGACCGTGTCCGAGCGAAGGTCGACCTGCGTGAGCGCGTCGTGTCCTTCCCACCGCAGCCGGTGATCACGCAGGACAACCTGACGGTGTCCATCGACACCGTCGTGTACTTCCAGGTCACCACCCCGCAGGCCGCGGTCTACGAGATCAGCAACTACATCGTCGGTGTCGAGCAGCTCACCACGACGACGCTTCGCAACGTGGTCGGCGGTATGACCCTGGAGGAGACGCTCACCTCGCGTGACTCCATCAACGGCCAGCTCCGCGGAGTGTTGGACGAGGCCACCGGGCGATGGGGCCTGCGTGTCGCCCGAGTGGAGCTCAAGAGCATCGATCCGCCGCCCTCCATCCAGGAGTCGATGGAGAAGCAGATGAAGGCGGACCGCGAGAAGCGCGCCACCATCCTCACGGCCGAGGGACACCGTGAGTCGTCCATCAAGACGGCCGAGGGTGACAAGCAGTCGCAGATCCTGTCCGCGGAGGGCGCCAAGCAGGCCGCCATTCTCTCCGCCGAGGGTGAGCGTCAGTCCCGCATCCTCCGTGCGCAGGGTGAGCGGGCGGCCAAGTACCTCAACGCACAGGGTGAGGCGAAGGCCATCGAGAAGGTGTTCGAGGCTATCAAGGCCGGCAAGCCGACGCCCGAGTTGCTCGCGTACCAGTACCTGCAGACGCTGCCGAAGATGGCGCAGGGTGATGCGAACAAGATGTGGGTGGTGCCGTCCGACTTCGGTGATGCCCTGAAGGGCTTCGCCAAGAATCTCGGTGCGCCGGGCGACGACGGCGTCTTCCGTTTCGAGCCCAGCGACCAGGGCGAGACGCACTCCAAGCCGGAGGACGACTCCGCGGAAGTGGCCGACTGGTTCGACACGAAGACGGACCCGGCCATCGCTCGGGCGGTGGCCGACGCCGAGGCCGTGGCACGCAAGCCTGTCGACACGTCGTTGGCCGCCGCACCCAACCCGGCGCGGGACTCGGCTCCGGAGCCCGCAAAGGCCGTCGAGGCCTCCACGCCGGACGGGTCCGGGTCGGGCGACGACGCACCGCGCGAACTGGACCGCTGA
- a CDS encoding TVP38/TMEM64 family protein codes for MAATVTVLAALIVVALLVPLPTIDRVREWAVAVGPAFPLVFFAAHAIITVAPIPRTLFTVSAGVLFGPVTGVGVAVAATTVSAVLAFLLVRALGRDVVTARWDHPVIRAVDSRLARRGWLAVGSLRLIAPVPFSVVNYSAGLSSVAVVPFALATVVGVIPGTVGIVLLGDALAGHGDPVLLAISGVCIAVGVVGLILDARMPVAGDR; via the coding sequence GTGGCCGCGACCGTCACCGTGCTCGCCGCCCTGATCGTCGTGGCACTGCTCGTCCCCCTCCCCACCATCGACCGCGTGCGGGAGTGGGCCGTCGCCGTCGGGCCGGCCTTCCCCCTCGTCTTCTTCGCGGCGCACGCGATCATCACGGTGGCGCCGATCCCCCGCACCCTGTTCACGGTGTCGGCGGGTGTGCTGTTCGGACCCGTGACGGGGGTCGGTGTGGCGGTCGCAGCGACGACCGTGAGTGCAGTGCTCGCGTTCCTGCTGGTCCGAGCACTCGGCCGCGACGTGGTGACCGCACGCTGGGACCATCCGGTGATCCGGGCCGTCGATTCCCGTCTCGCGCGACGGGGATGGTTGGCGGTGGGGAGTCTTCGACTCATCGCGCCGGTGCCGTTCTCGGTGGTCAATTACTCCGCCGGCCTGTCTTCGGTGGCCGTGGTGCCGTTCGCGCTGGCGACGGTGGTCGGGGTGATCCCGGGAACGGTCGGCATCGTGTTGCTCGGCGACGCTCTGGCCGGTCACGGCGATCCGGTCCTGCTCGCGATCTCGGGGGTCTGCATTGCCGTGGGCGTCGTGGGACTGATCCTGGACGCGCGGATGCCGGTGGCCGGCGATCGATGA
- the meaB gene encoding methylmalonyl Co-A mutase-associated GTPase MeaB, which produces MSDATAARPTRPAIDLDALVASVRAGERAGLARAITLVESTRDDHRDLAQQMLLELLPHAGGSHRVGITGVPGVGKSTFIDALGMTLIEKGHRVAVLAVDPSSTRTGGSILGDKTRMARLTVAPEAYIRPSPTSGTLGGVAKATRETIVLLEAAGYDVVLVETVGVGQSEITVAGMVDTFCFLTLARTGDQLQGIKKGVLELADVVAVNKADGNHLRDAKGAARELAGALRLIYPHDALWTPPVLTMSAIEETGLTEFWDTVCRHRDVLTAAGDFDARRRDQQVQWVWTMVQDQLMRRLSSSPAVTAVRADVERRVADGSLTAALGAQEILTAFDG; this is translated from the coding sequence ATGTCCGACGCGACCGCAGCACGTCCCACGCGTCCGGCGATCGATCTCGACGCGCTCGTGGCCTCGGTGCGGGCCGGTGAGCGTGCCGGGCTGGCGCGTGCCATCACCCTCGTCGAGTCCACCCGCGACGACCATCGCGACCTCGCCCAACAGATGCTGCTCGAGCTCCTTCCGCACGCCGGGGGGTCACATCGGGTGGGCATCACGGGCGTACCGGGAGTCGGCAAGTCGACGTTCATCGACGCCCTGGGCATGACGCTCATCGAGAAGGGCCACCGCGTCGCGGTTCTCGCGGTGGATCCGTCGTCGACCCGTACCGGGGGCTCCATCCTCGGGGACAAGACGCGGATGGCACGGCTCACGGTCGCGCCCGAGGCGTACATCCGGCCGTCCCCGACGTCGGGAACCCTCGGCGGTGTCGCGAAGGCGACCCGCGAGACGATCGTGCTGCTCGAGGCGGCCGGCTACGACGTCGTGTTGGTGGAGACCGTCGGGGTCGGGCAGTCCGAGATCACGGTCGCGGGCATGGTGGACACCTTCTGCTTCCTGACGCTCGCGCGCACGGGCGATCAGCTGCAGGGCATCAAGAAGGGTGTCCTCGAACTCGCCGACGTGGTCGCCGTCAACAAGGCCGACGGGAACCATCTCCGCGACGCCAAGGGTGCCGCGCGCGAACTCGCCGGAGCGCTCAGACTGATCTACCCGCACGACGCCCTGTGGACGCCGCCCGTGCTGACGATGAGCGCGATCGAGGAGACCGGACTCACGGAGTTCTGGGACACCGTGTGCCGCCACCGCGACGTCCTCACCGCGGCAGGCGACTTCGACGCCCGCCGCCGCGACCAGCAGGTCCAGTGGGTGTGGACCATGGTGCAGGACCAGCTGATGCGCCGACTGTCGTCGAGTCCCGCGGTGACCGCCGTCCGCGCCGACGTGGAGAGGCGCGTGGCCGACGGGTCTCTCACCGCGGCCCTGGGTGCGCAGGAGATCCTGACCGCCTTCGACGGCTGA
- a CDS encoding methylmalonyl-CoA mutase family protein has translation MATSHTGTPDSVAAEDVGAAVPVSSAEEGFATWRRGVAGVLAKARRVDVSELPEHPETLLEVTTYDGVTVRPLYGPLDETAEAPLPGTFPFTRGTDAHRDVNVGWLVAGRFGRPAGADSDAATLNDQLLDALQNGTSALWLDTASVGAEGLARALDGVLLDLAPLTLDAGADVTAVADALFALLDERGAAADVRLGASPLTDRFADLPGASEQDAIDLAVRAVARTERVRAITLDGTVFHAAGSADAQEVGLTVAAGLEYLRALTAAGLSTVEALGQVEFRLAATDEQFETIAKFRAARRVWARVAEVLGAPEHGGAPQHAVTSAAMMTQRDPWVNMLRTTLAAFGAGVGGADAVTVLPFDAAIPGGAADVSQTFAARIARNTQLLLLEESHLGRVVDPAGGSWYVESLTDALADSAWSVLQAVEAAGGYRAALESGEIARRVEETRAARASDIAHRRTAVTGVNEFPNLQEPTPAASGNGTVAGRLATRYAAEFEALRDRSDAVLADKGSRPVVLLAPLGSVAEHNGRTTFAANLMASGGIEAVNPGAGADLTAVARETASPIAVLCGTDKRYAAEGPDAVAALRSAGVRTVLVAGGASAFADASPEQTPDGHLTLTIDAVAELSALLDALTGEARTEGHTA, from the coding sequence ATGGCCACGTCACACACCGGGACACCGGATTCCGTCGCTGCCGAGGACGTCGGCGCGGCCGTACCGGTGAGCAGCGCCGAGGAGGGTTTCGCGACCTGGCGCCGCGGCGTGGCCGGGGTGCTGGCCAAGGCTCGTCGGGTGGACGTCTCGGAGCTCCCCGAGCATCCGGAGACGCTGCTCGAAGTGACCACGTACGACGGGGTCACGGTGCGGCCCCTGTACGGGCCGCTGGACGAGACTGCCGAGGCTCCGCTGCCCGGCACCTTCCCCTTCACGCGTGGCACGGACGCGCATCGCGACGTCAACGTCGGGTGGCTGGTCGCCGGTCGGTTCGGCCGTCCCGCCGGTGCGGACTCGGACGCGGCGACGCTCAACGACCAGCTCCTCGACGCGCTGCAGAACGGCACGAGCGCCCTGTGGCTCGACACGGCGTCCGTGGGTGCCGAGGGCCTGGCCCGCGCACTCGACGGGGTCCTGCTCGACCTCGCGCCCCTGACGCTGGACGCGGGTGCGGACGTCACAGCGGTGGCCGACGCGTTGTTCGCGCTCCTGGACGAGCGCGGTGCCGCCGCCGACGTCCGACTGGGGGCGTCACCGCTGACCGATCGATTCGCCGACCTCCCGGGTGCGAGCGAGCAGGACGCGATCGATCTCGCGGTGCGGGCAGTGGCGCGCACCGAGCGGGTGCGCGCGATCACGTTGGACGGCACCGTGTTCCACGCTGCCGGGTCGGCAGACGCGCAGGAGGTCGGTCTGACCGTCGCGGCCGGACTCGAGTATCTGCGCGCGCTCACGGCGGCGGGACTGTCCACTGTCGAGGCATTGGGACAGGTGGAGTTCCGGCTCGCGGCCACCGACGAGCAGTTCGAGACCATCGCCAAGTTCCGTGCGGCCCGGCGGGTCTGGGCCCGGGTGGCCGAGGTGCTCGGGGCGCCGGAGCACGGCGGGGCCCCACAGCACGCCGTCACCTCGGCGGCGATGATGACGCAGCGCGATCCCTGGGTGAACATGCTGCGCACGACGCTGGCCGCGTTCGGCGCCGGTGTGGGCGGAGCCGACGCGGTGACCGTCCTGCCGTTCGACGCCGCGATTCCCGGCGGCGCCGCGGACGTCTCGCAGACCTTCGCCGCACGGATCGCGCGCAACACCCAGCTGCTCCTGCTCGAGGAGTCCCACCTGGGGCGGGTGGTCGATCCGGCCGGTGGTTCCTGGTACGTCGAGTCGCTCACCGACGCGCTCGCGGACTCGGCGTGGTCGGTTCTGCAGGCGGTCGAGGCCGCCGGCGGTTACCGCGCCGCGCTGGAATCCGGTGAGATCGCGCGCCGGGTCGAGGAGACCCGAGCCGCCCGTGCGAGCGACATCGCCCACCGCCGCACCGCGGTCACCGGTGTCAACGAGTTCCCGAACCTGCAGGAGCCGACGCCCGCGGCCTCGGGGAACGGCACCGTCGCCGGACGTCTCGCGACGCGGTACGCCGCCGAGTTCGAGGCGCTGCGTGATCGCAGCGACGCGGTGTTGGCGGACAAGGGCAGTCGCCCGGTGGTGCTGCTGGCGCCGTTGGGCAGCGTCGCGGAACACAACGGACGCACCACGTTCGCGGCGAACCTCATGGCGTCGGGCGGGATCGAGGCGGTGAACCCCGGTGCGGGAGCCGATCTCACCGCGGTGGCACGCGAGACCGCCTCGCCGATCGCCGTGCTGTGCGGCACCGACAAGCGGTACGCCGCCGAGGGACCGGACGCCGTCGCCGCTCTGCGGTCGGCGGGGGTGCGGACGGTGCTCGTCGCCGGCGGTGCCTCGGCCTTCGCGGACGCGTCGCCGGAACAGACCCCGGACGGACATCTCACGCTCACCATCGATGCCGTCGCCGAACTGAGTGCTCTTCTCGATGCACTCACCGGCGAGGCTCGTACGGAAGGACACACCGCATGA
- the scpA gene encoding methylmalonyl-CoA mutase has translation MTDDAGDMGPVGSFADVPLVDPRGADAAAPAADDARAHVEAAAAAHGYSPEQVVWSTPEGIDVRPLYTGADRAEAAEAGYPLDSYPGTAPFLRGPYPTMYVNQPWTIRQYAGFSTASESNAFYRRNLAAGQKGLSVAFDLATHRGYDSDHPRVQGDVGMAGVAIDSIYDMRQLFDGIDLGSVSVSMTMNGAVLPILALYVVAAEEQGVGPEKLAGTIQNDILKEFMVRNTYIYPPEPSMRIISDIFAYTSTHMPKFNSISISGYHIQEAGATADLELAYTLADGVEYIRAGLAAGMDIDTFAPRLSFFWAIGMNFFMEVAKLRAGRLLWAELVQKFDPSSAKSLSLRTHSQTSGWSLTAQDVFNNVSRTCIEAMAATQGHTQSLHTNALDEALALPTDFSARIARNTQLLLQQESGTTRPIDPWGGSYYVEWLTHQLADRARAHIAEVEEAGGMAKAIGEGIPKLRIEEAAARTQARIDSGRQPLVGVNKYVPDEPDAIEVLKVENSRVRTEQIEKLERLREERDPGRVEAALSALTAAAASTDGGMENNLLALAVDAARAMATVGEISDALEKVYGRHRAEIRTISGVYRDEAGKATNMVHAGELATAFAKAEGRRPRILVAKMGQDGHDRGQKVIATAFADIGFDVDVGPLFQTPEEVANQAADNDVHVIGVSSLAAGHLTLVPALREALAAVGRSDIMVVVGGVIPPGDFDALREAGAAAIFPPGTVIADAAVDLIGQLAESLGHGAAVSDAGANA, from the coding sequence ATGACCGACGACGCTGGTGACATGGGCCCCGTGGGCAGTTTCGCGGACGTTCCGCTCGTCGACCCCCGCGGTGCGGACGCGGCAGCGCCGGCGGCCGACGATGCGCGCGCCCACGTCGAGGCGGCCGCGGCGGCTCACGGCTACTCGCCCGAGCAGGTGGTGTGGTCCACCCCCGAGGGCATCGACGTCCGACCCCTGTACACCGGCGCCGACCGGGCGGAGGCGGCCGAGGCCGGGTACCCGCTCGACTCCTACCCGGGCACGGCTCCGTTCCTGCGCGGTCCGTACCCGACGATGTACGTCAACCAGCCGTGGACGATTCGTCAGTACGCCGGATTCTCGACGGCGTCGGAGTCCAACGCGTTCTACCGTCGCAACCTCGCTGCCGGTCAGAAGGGGCTGTCGGTCGCGTTCGACCTCGCGACGCACCGCGGCTACGACAGTGACCACCCGCGCGTGCAGGGCGATGTCGGCATGGCGGGTGTCGCGATCGACTCGATCTACGACATGCGCCAACTCTTCGACGGGATCGACCTGGGGTCGGTGTCGGTGTCGATGACCATGAACGGCGCCGTGCTGCCGATCCTGGCGCTGTACGTCGTCGCGGCGGAGGAGCAGGGCGTCGGACCGGAGAAGCTCGCCGGCACCATCCAGAACGACATCCTCAAAGAGTTCATGGTGCGCAACACCTACATCTATCCGCCCGAGCCGTCGATGCGGATCATCTCCGACATCTTCGCGTACACCTCGACGCACATGCCGAAGTTCAACTCGATCTCCATCTCCGGCTACCACATCCAGGAAGCCGGCGCGACGGCCGATCTGGAACTCGCGTACACCCTCGCCGACGGGGTGGAGTACATCCGCGCCGGGCTGGCCGCGGGCATGGACATCGACACGTTCGCCCCGCGGCTGTCCTTCTTCTGGGCCATCGGCATGAACTTCTTCATGGAGGTCGCCAAGCTGCGCGCAGGCCGGTTGCTGTGGGCGGAGCTGGTGCAGAAGTTCGACCCGTCCAGCGCGAAATCACTGTCGCTGCGCACACATTCGCAGACGTCCGGCTGGTCGCTGACGGCGCAGGACGTCTTCAACAACGTCTCCCGCACGTGTATCGAGGCGATGGCCGCGACGCAGGGACACACGCAGTCACTGCACACCAACGCGCTCGACGAAGCGCTCGCGCTGCCCACCGACTTCTCCGCCCGGATCGCCCGCAACACCCAGCTGCTGCTGCAGCAGGAGTCCGGCACGACGCGGCCCATCGATCCGTGGGGCGGCTCGTACTACGTGGAGTGGCTGACCCACCAGCTCGCCGATCGGGCCCGCGCGCACATCGCCGAGGTCGAGGAGGCCGGCGGAATGGCCAAGGCCATCGGCGAGGGCATCCCGAAGCTCCGCATCGAGGAGGCGGCGGCGCGGACGCAGGCGCGCATCGACTCCGGTCGGCAGCCGCTGGTGGGTGTCAACAAGTACGTGCCCGACGAGCCCGACGCCATCGAGGTGCTCAAGGTCGAGAACTCGCGGGTGCGCACCGAGCAGATCGAGAAGCTCGAGCGGCTGCGCGAGGAGCGCGACCCCGGCCGCGTCGAGGCGGCGCTGTCCGCCCTCACCGCGGCGGCCGCGTCCACCGACGGCGGGATGGAGAACAACCTGCTCGCCCTCGCCGTCGACGCGGCGCGGGCCATGGCGACGGTGGGCGAGATCTCCGACGCTCTCGAGAAGGTCTACGGACGGCACCGCGCCGAGATCCGCACGATCAGCGGTGTCTACCGGGACGAGGCGGGGAAGGCCACGAACATGGTGCATGCAGGCGAGCTGGCGACGGCGTTCGCGAAGGCGGAGGGCCGCCGACCCCGCATCCTGGTGGCGAAGATGGGGCAGGACGGACACGATCGCGGGCAGAAGGTCATCGCGACGGCGTTCGCCGACATCGGCTTCGACGTCGATGTCGGCCCCCTGTTCCAGACCCCCGAGGAGGTGGCGAACCAGGCCGCCGACAACGACGTCCACGTCATCGGGGTGTCGTCGCTCGCCGCCGGTCACCTGACGCTGGTTCCGGCGCTGCGGGAAGCACTCGCCGCCGTCGGCCGGTCCGACATCATGGTCGTGGTCGGCGGCGTCATCCCGCCGGGCGACTTCGACGCGCTGCGTGAGGCCGGGGCGGCCGCGATCTTCCCGCCCGGCACGGTGATCGCCGACGCCGCGGTCGATCTCATCGGCCAGCTCGCGGAGAGCCTGGGTCACGGCGCGGCCGTCTCGGACGCAGGAGCGAACGCCTGA
- a CDS encoding DUF3097 domain-containing protein has product MTADNRYGGDIFAGHARRARRVVPTMAAERDVVVEDAATGFCGAVVGFERTYDGDFVRLEDGRGVRRLFAMREAAFLVDGSPVTLTRPAPTRAVAPTRSASGSTRVENVRAKVALPSRIWVEGIHDAAIVERVWGHDLRVEGVVVEHLEGLDNLAERLQEFGPGPGRRVGVLVDHLVDGSKEDRLTRSLGPYVTVTGHPYIDVWEAVKPAAVGIEAWPRIPRGTDWKTGICRELGWGTSQDGWRRVYGAVSSFRDLEAPLIGAVERLVDFVTLGDENGETGR; this is encoded by the coding sequence ATGACAGCGGACAACCGGTACGGCGGCGACATCTTCGCCGGGCACGCGAGGCGAGCGCGACGCGTGGTCCCGACGATGGCGGCCGAACGGGACGTGGTGGTCGAGGACGCGGCGACCGGATTCTGCGGCGCCGTGGTGGGTTTCGAGCGCACGTACGACGGTGACTTCGTTCGGCTCGAGGACGGCCGAGGCGTACGGAGGCTCTTCGCGATGCGCGAGGCCGCCTTCCTCGTCGACGGAAGCCCGGTGACGCTGACGCGTCCGGCGCCGACCCGTGCCGTCGCTCCGACCCGCTCGGCCTCCGGGTCGACGCGGGTGGAGAACGTACGAGCGAAAGTGGCTCTGCCCAGCCGTATCTGGGTGGAGGGCATTCACGACGCCGCCATCGTCGAACGGGTCTGGGGCCACGACCTGCGGGTCGAGGGTGTGGTCGTCGAGCATCTCGAGGGACTGGACAACCTGGCAGAGCGGTTGCAGGAGTTCGGACCCGGGCCGGGACGCAGGGTGGGGGTTCTCGTCGACCACCTCGTCGACGGTTCGAAGGAGGACCGCCTGACGCGGTCGCTCGGCCCGTACGTGACGGTCACGGGACACCCCTACATCGATGTGTGGGAGGCGGTGAAGCCCGCCGCGGTGGGCATCGAGGCATGGCCACGGATCCCGCGCGGCACCGACTGGAAGACCGGCATCTGCCGCGAGTTGGGTTGGGGCACATCGCAGGACGGGTGGCGCCGGGTCTACGGTGCGGTGTCCAGTTTTCGCGATCTCGAGGCGCCGCTCATCGGCGCGGTGGAGCGCCTCGTCGACTTCGTCACCCTGGGTGACGAGAACGGGGAGACAGGTCGGTAA